A window from Cellulomonas sp. C5510 encodes these proteins:
- a CDS encoding head GIN domain-containing protein → MAPLRTAPRRTAAAAALGAALAVALGGCVAGPGGPTSARDVEVGDVHAVDLATGGDLTVRRGDRPGLTITASERTHDRLVVEERDGVLHLGAEDRLFGGLGDVAYELVLPQLDEVAVSGSGDVELVDVTGGRLRVLVEGSGSLSATGVAADRVDVTVEGSGGVELAGRAGAADLSIEGSGDLDLEDLRLEEANVSVEGSGDAEVSVRDRLAVSISGSGTVRYTGDPRVEQDVSGSGSVERG, encoded by the coding sequence ATGGCACCGCTCAGGACGGCACCCCGCAGGACGGCTGCGGCAGCGGCGCTCGGGGCGGCGCTCGCCGTCGCGCTCGGCGGCTGCGTGGCCGGGCCCGGCGGTCCGACGTCGGCCCGGGACGTCGAGGTCGGCGACGTGCACGCGGTGGACCTGGCGACCGGCGGCGACCTCACCGTGCGGCGCGGGGACCGGCCCGGCCTGACGATCACGGCGAGCGAGCGCACCCACGACCGCCTGGTGGTCGAGGAGCGCGACGGCGTGCTGCACCTGGGGGCCGAGGACCGGCTGTTCGGCGGTCTGGGTGACGTCGCGTACGAGCTCGTGCTGCCGCAGCTGGACGAGGTGGCGGTGTCCGGCTCGGGCGACGTCGAGCTGGTCGACGTCACGGGCGGGCGGCTGCGCGTGCTGGTCGAGGGCTCGGGCAGCCTGTCCGCGACCGGCGTGGCCGCGGACCGGGTGGACGTGACGGTCGAGGGCTCCGGCGGCGTCGAGCTGGCGGGCCGGGCGGGTGCGGCCGACCTGAGCATCGAGGGCTCCGGCGACCTGGACCTGGAGGACCTCCGGCTGGAGGAGGCGAACGTCTCGGTGGAGGGCTCCGGCGACGCCGAGGTCAGCGTCCGGGACCGGCTCGCCGTGTCGATCAGCGGCTCCGGGACCGTGCGCTACACCGGCGACCCGCGGGTCGAGCAGGACGTGTCGGGGTCCGGTTCGGTCGAGCGCGGCTGA
- a CDS encoding 4-(cytidine 5'-diphospho)-2-C-methyl-D-erythritol kinase: MTDLRLAPRTGREVRVRAPGKVNLSLRVGARRPDGYHPLSTVFQAVSVYEDVVATAADELRVTVSGPQSELVPTDSSNLALRAARALADRTGVADGVHLHLHKGVPVAGGMAGGSADAAAALLACDAFWGTGLGREELHEVAADLGSDVPFLLMGQTAVGAGRGDLLTAALSRGEYHWAFGVRDEGLATPRVFEEFDTLGGGHPGPEPDADVALLQALRAGDAPAVGALLHNDLQDAAVELAPGLVETLAVAEDAGALGVVVSGSGPTVAALARSRQHALVIAAAMTAAGVADSVLTASGPVPGARVVAGSDVL, encoded by the coding sequence GTGACCGACCTGCGCCTCGCCCCCCGCACCGGCCGTGAGGTCCGCGTGCGGGCGCCTGGCAAGGTCAACCTGTCCCTCCGGGTCGGCGCGCGCCGGCCCGACGGCTACCACCCCCTGTCCACCGTGTTCCAGGCGGTCTCCGTCTACGAGGACGTGGTCGCGACCGCTGCGGACGAGCTGCGGGTCACGGTCTCCGGGCCGCAGTCGGAGCTGGTCCCGACCGACAGCAGCAACCTCGCCCTGCGCGCCGCGCGGGCACTGGCCGACCGCACCGGTGTGGCCGACGGCGTGCACCTGCACCTGCACAAGGGGGTCCCCGTCGCCGGTGGCATGGCCGGGGGCTCCGCCGACGCGGCCGCGGCGCTGCTGGCGTGCGACGCGTTCTGGGGCACGGGCCTCGGGCGGGAGGAGCTGCACGAGGTGGCCGCCGACCTCGGCTCGGACGTGCCGTTCCTGCTCATGGGGCAGACCGCCGTCGGGGCGGGTCGCGGCGACCTGCTCACCGCCGCCCTCAGCCGCGGCGAGTACCACTGGGCGTTCGGCGTCCGGGACGAGGGGCTCGCGACGCCGCGCGTGTTCGAGGAGTTCGACACGCTCGGCGGCGGCCACCCGGGGCCGGAGCCCGACGCCGACGTCGCGCTGCTGCAGGCGCTCCGCGCGGGGGACGCGCCGGCGGTCGGCGCCCTGCTGCACAACGACCTGCAGGACGCGGCCGTGGAGCTCGCGCCCGGCCTGGTGGAGACGCTCGCCGTCGCCGAGGACGCCGGAGCACTCGGCGTGGTCGTCTCGGGGTCCGGCCCGACGGTCGCGGCGCTGGCGCGCAGTCGGCAGCACGCGCTCGTGATCGCCGCGGCGATGACCGCCGCCGGGGTCGCCGACTCCGTGCTCACCGCCTCCGGCCCCGTGCCCGGCGCGAGGGTGGTCGCCGGCTCCGACGTGCTCTGA
- a CDS encoding rRNA adenine dimethyltransferase family protein, with protein MSSSTGPVAPAAGPLLGPAEIRALAERAGIRPTKTLGQNFVLDGGTVRKIVRQADVVAGERVVEVGPGLGSLTLGLLEAGADVVAVEIDPVLAGLLPETVRRHVPGASVDVVDLSDVSPDARPAERPTPSAGSAPAPSLTVVRGDALDVRALPGRAPTALVANLPYNVSVPVLLTFLERFPTLERVLVMVQAEVADRLAAPPGSRTYGVPSAKAAWYASARRTATVGRSVFWPVPNVDSALVRLDRREPPRTSATREQVFAVVDAAFAQRRKMLRSALAPLAGGSAPAVAALAAAGVDPQARGEALDVAALARVAEHLPGL; from the coding sequence ATGTCCTCCAGCACCGGCCCCGTCGCACCCGCGGCGGGGCCGCTGCTCGGCCCGGCCGAGATCCGCGCCCTCGCCGAGCGCGCGGGGATCCGGCCGACGAAGACGCTCGGCCAGAACTTCGTGCTCGACGGCGGCACGGTCCGCAAGATCGTGCGGCAGGCGGACGTGGTCGCGGGCGAGCGCGTCGTCGAGGTCGGCCCGGGGCTCGGGTCGCTGACGCTGGGCCTGCTGGAGGCCGGCGCGGACGTCGTGGCCGTGGAGATCGACCCGGTGCTCGCGGGCCTGCTGCCGGAGACGGTCCGCCGGCACGTCCCCGGAGCGTCCGTGGACGTCGTGGACCTCTCCGACGTCAGCCCGGACGCCCGCCCCGCCGAGCGCCCGACCCCCTCCGCCGGGTCCGCCCCCGCCCCGTCGCTGACCGTCGTGCGCGGTGACGCCCTCGACGTCCGGGCGCTGCCAGGCCGGGCGCCCACCGCGCTGGTCGCCAACCTGCCGTACAACGTGTCGGTCCCCGTGCTGCTGACGTTCCTCGAGCGGTTCCCGACCCTCGAGCGCGTCCTCGTGATGGTGCAGGCCGAGGTCGCGGACCGGCTCGCCGCACCGCCCGGCAGCCGCACGTACGGCGTGCCCTCCGCGAAGGCGGCCTGGTACGCCTCGGCGCGGCGGACCGCGACGGTCGGGCGCTCGGTGTTCTGGCCGGTCCCGAACGTCGACTCGGCGCTCGTCCGCCTGGACCGGCGCGAGCCCCCGCGGACCTCCGCCACCCGCGAGCAGGTGTTCGCCGTCGTGGACGCGGCGTTCGCGCAGCGGCGCAAGATGCTGCGATCGGCGCTCGCCCCTCTTGCCGGCGGATCCGCCCCCGCGGTCGCGGCCCTCGCCGCCGCGGGGGTCGATCCGCAGGCGCGCGGCGAGGCCCTGGACGTCGCCGCCCTCGCGCGCGTCGCGGAGCACCTGCCCGGCCTGTGA
- a CDS encoding resuscitation-promoting factor produces MTSLLRRARTRLAATPATLRTRVVRNTTDPGTTDQEPTAERRTRRGRVRLIGAATAVVVLATGGIAVADAHKTVTLDVDGVTTTVSTFAGSVDGLLAEQDLELGARDTVSPAGALSDGVDVVVRRARQVTVQADGEQATVWTTALTADEALEMLATRGDDVRLVASRSTAGGRPDLSLDLTLDGPADVVVDGTTLTVPNGSTTVADALDRLDVELQPLDRVSVRHRDDRVTVVVNRVVVEDVTTTSEVPFDAVEQGDPALYVGQSKVTTAGVPGVRTVIERVTTVDGEETGRDLLSDEVTQAPVAQVTNVGTTKRPVVAAPTTPSSPAVGGGDAAGLNWGALAACESGGNPTAVSATGKYHGLYQFSVATWQAVGGAGLPSEASADEQTARAQMLYNRSGAGQWPHCGPRLFS; encoded by the coding sequence GTGACCTCCCTCCTCCGTCGCGCCCGCACGCGCCTCGCAGCCACGCCCGCCACCCTCCGCACCCGCGTCGTCCGCAACACGACGGACCCGGGGACCACGGACCAGGAGCCGACCGCCGAGCGCCGGACGCGCCGGGGTCGCGTGCGCCTCATCGGCGCCGCGACCGCCGTGGTCGTCCTGGCCACCGGCGGCATCGCCGTCGCGGACGCCCACAAGACCGTCACCCTCGACGTGGACGGCGTGACCACCACCGTCTCCACGTTCGCGGGCAGCGTCGACGGCCTCCTCGCCGAGCAGGACCTCGAGCTCGGCGCGCGCGACACCGTCAGCCCCGCCGGCGCCCTGAGCGACGGCGTCGACGTCGTCGTCCGGCGCGCCCGCCAGGTGACCGTGCAGGCCGACGGCGAGCAGGCGACGGTCTGGACGACCGCGCTGACCGCCGACGAGGCGCTCGAGATGCTCGCGACCCGAGGCGACGACGTGCGCCTCGTCGCGTCGCGCTCCACCGCGGGCGGCCGCCCCGACCTGTCGCTGGACCTCACGCTGGACGGACCGGCCGACGTGGTCGTGGACGGGACGACGCTCACGGTCCCGAACGGCAGCACGACGGTCGCCGACGCGCTCGACCGCCTGGACGTCGAGCTCCAGCCCCTCGACCGGGTGAGCGTGCGCCACCGGGACGACCGCGTGACGGTCGTCGTGAACCGCGTGGTCGTCGAGGACGTCACCACCACGAGCGAGGTGCCGTTCGACGCCGTCGAGCAGGGCGACCCGGCGCTGTACGTCGGCCAGTCGAAGGTCACCACCGCGGGCGTGCCCGGCGTGCGGACCGTCATCGAGCGCGTCACCACCGTGGACGGCGAGGAGACGGGACGCGACCTGCTGTCCGACGAGGTCACGCAGGCGCCCGTCGCCCAGGTGACGAACGTGGGCACCACGAAGCGCCCGGTCGTCGCCGCGCCGACCACCCCGAGCAGCCCCGCCGTCGGCGGCGGCGACGCGGCGGGCCTGAACTGGGGCGCGCTCGCGGCGTGCGAGTCGGGCGGCAACCCCACCGCGGTCTCGGCGACCGGCAAGTACCACGGCCTGTACCAGTTCTCGGTCGCCACCTGGCAGGCCGTCGGTGGCGCGGGCCTGCCCTCGGAGGCCTCGGCCGACGAGCAGACCGCGCGGGCGCAGATGCTGTACAACCGCTCCGGCGCCGGCCAGTGGCCGCACTGCGGGCCGCGGCTGTTCTCCTGA
- a CDS encoding ubiquitin-like domain-containing protein has product MPAPDPSVPPRPLPAGRTEPPADAGATGSASTGSTPHPAPGDAHAHRAHAHRAHRSRRGRLLRLGAQGAALLLVAGATTAFAGLHKTVTVEVDGTPVEVSAFGRTVGQVLAAGDIAVGEHDLVAPALGEPVRDGSQVVVRHGRQLDVEVDGEQRTVWTTALTVGEAVEGLGLRENETLLSASRSSSLSRGDVLRVSTQKTIHLAVDGQVIDGVTSAGTVRDALREIGLVLNEGDRVSVPLDATATDGLVVLVTRAATGGERVEEAVPFEEQEVEDPTLVAGTRVVETKGRAGVRTTTYATSTVGGAVVDRQVVASAVTVEPVTQVVKVGTMELASGVDITVTPGSAQEVGKQLAAERGWGDDQFACLLELWNKESGWRVDAENRSSGAYGIPQALPGSKMASIAADWRTNPATQITWGLNYIAGRYSTPCGAWSSFQAKGWY; this is encoded by the coding sequence GTGCCTGCGCCCGACCCGTCCGTGCCTCCCCGGCCGCTGCCGGCCGGGCGCACCGAGCCCCCCGCCGACGCCGGCGCGACCGGGTCCGCCTCGACGGGATCGACCCCGCACCCCGCACCGGGCGACGCGCACGCCCACCGCGCGCACGCCCACCGCGCGCACCGGTCCCGCCGGGGCCGGCTGCTGCGCCTCGGGGCTCAGGGCGCCGCCCTGCTGCTGGTCGCGGGCGCGACGACCGCGTTCGCCGGGCTGCACAAGACGGTGACGGTGGAGGTCGACGGCACGCCCGTCGAGGTCAGCGCGTTCGGCCGGACGGTCGGCCAGGTGCTCGCGGCGGGCGACATCGCCGTCGGCGAGCACGACCTGGTGGCCCCGGCGCTCGGCGAGCCCGTGCGCGACGGCTCCCAGGTGGTCGTCCGGCACGGGCGGCAGCTCGACGTCGAGGTGGACGGCGAGCAGCGCACGGTCTGGACCACCGCCCTCACGGTCGGCGAGGCCGTCGAGGGCCTCGGGCTGCGCGAGAACGAGACCCTGCTGTCCGCATCCCGGTCGTCGTCGCTGAGCCGCGGCGACGTCCTGCGGGTGTCGACGCAGAAGACGATCCACCTCGCGGTGGACGGCCAGGTGATCGACGGGGTGACGAGCGCCGGGACGGTGCGCGACGCCCTGCGGGAGATCGGCCTGGTGCTGAACGAGGGCGACCGCGTGTCGGTGCCGCTGGACGCCACCGCGACGGACGGGCTGGTGGTCCTGGTGACGCGCGCGGCGACCGGTGGCGAGCGCGTCGAGGAGGCCGTCCCGTTCGAGGAGCAGGAGGTCGAGGACCCGACGCTCGTCGCGGGCACCCGGGTCGTCGAGACGAAGGGCCGCGCGGGCGTGCGGACGACGACCTACGCGACCTCCACGGTGGGCGGCGCGGTCGTCGACCGGCAGGTCGTCGCGTCGGCGGTGACCGTCGAGCCGGTCACGCAGGTCGTGAAGGTCGGCACGATGGAGCTCGCGTCGGGCGTCGACATCACGGTCACGCCGGGCAGCGCGCAGGAGGTGGGCAAGCAGCTCGCCGCCGAGCGCGGGTGGGGCGACGACCAGTTCGCCTGCCTGCTGGAGCTGTGGAACAAGGAGAGCGGCTGGCGGGTCGACGCCGAGAACCGCTCGTCGGGCGCCTACGGCATCCCGCAGGCGCTGCCGGGCTCGAAGATGGCGAGCATCGCCGCGGACTGGCGCACCAACCCGGCCACGCAGATCACGTGGGGTCTGAACTACATCGCCGGCCGGTACTCGACGCCGTGCGGGGCCTGGTCGTCGTTCCAGGCCAAGGGCTGGTACTGA
- a CDS encoding TatD family hydrolase has protein sequence MGRSRSGRDRGWPALPDALPAPVVDDHTHLESVLGFDAPPGAEPAPTGLDDHLDRAAAVGVTRMVQVGCDLDAVAWTDAVLAVDAGAADTGPVPQRPGRRALLGAVAIHPNEAVLHAGVHEVAPDGLDPDPQPRHDVGLDDALARVAAVARGNDRVRAIGETGLDHFRAGPRGREVQREAFRAHVALAKELGLALQIHDRDAHDDVVDVLLRDGAPERTVFHCFSGGPALAEVCAREGWFCSFAGPLTYPANEDLRAALRLLPLDLLLVETDAPYLTPHPLRGRPNAPYVVPHTVRRLAEVRDLDLATTCETLAATATRVYGTW, from the coding sequence GTGGGCCGCTCACGCTCCGGCCGGGACCGCGGCTGGCCGGCGCTGCCGGACGCGCTCCCGGCCCCCGTCGTCGACGACCACACGCACCTGGAGTCGGTGCTCGGCTTCGACGCGCCCCCGGGGGCCGAGCCGGCGCCCACCGGGCTCGACGACCACCTCGACCGGGCCGCCGCCGTCGGGGTGACCCGCATGGTGCAGGTCGGCTGCGACCTCGACGCCGTGGCCTGGACGGACGCGGTGCTGGCGGTGGACGCCGGGGCGGCAGACACCGGTCCCGTTCCGCAGCGGCCCGGCCGCCGCGCCCTGCTCGGCGCCGTCGCGATCCACCCCAACGAGGCCGTGCTGCACGCCGGCGTCCACGAGGTCGCGCCCGACGGCCTCGACCCGGACCCGCAGCCCCGCCACGACGTCGGACTGGACGACGCCCTGGCCCGCGTGGCGGCAGTCGCGCGCGGCAACGACCGGGTGCGGGCCATCGGCGAGACCGGGCTCGACCACTTCCGCGCCGGACCTCGCGGGCGGGAGGTGCAGCGTGAGGCGTTCCGGGCGCACGTCGCGCTGGCCAAGGAGCTCGGGCTGGCCCTGCAGATCCACGACCGTGACGCGCACGACGACGTCGTCGACGTCCTGCTGCGCGACGGCGCCCCCGAGCGGACGGTCTTCCACTGCTTCTCCGGGGGGCCGGCGCTCGCGGAGGTCTGCGCACGCGAGGGCTGGTTCTGCTCGTTCGCCGGGCCGCTGACGTACCCCGCGAACGAGGACCTGCGCGCCGCCCTGCGCCTGCTGCCCCTGGACCTGCTGCTGGTCGAGACCGACGCCCCGTACCTCACGCCGCACCCCCTGCGCGGCCGGCCCAACGCGCCGTACGTCGTCCCGCACACCGTCCGCCGGCTCGCCGAGGTGCGCGACCTCGACCTGGCGACGACGTGCGAGACCCTCGCCGCGACGGCCACCCGCGTCTACGGCACCTGGTGA
- the metG gene encoding methionine--tRNA ligase, with product MSRILSAVAWPYANGPRHIGHVAGFGVPSDVFSRYMRMAGHDVLMVSGTDEHGTPILVQAEQEGVTPQELADRYNRVIVEDLTQLGLSYDLFTRTTTRNHYAVVQEMFRTVHKNGYMVERTTMGAISPSTGRTLPDRYIEGTCPICGYDGARGDQCDNCGNQLDAIDLKNPRSRINGETPTFVESNHFFLDLPAFVDALGDWLRTRTEWRPNVLKFSLNLLDDVRPRAMTRDIDWGIPIPLEGWEDNPSKRLYVWFDAVIGYLSASIEWARRSGDPEAWRQFWTDPESLSYYFMGKDNITFHSQIWPAELLGYAGGGSKGGEPGAYGRLNLPTEVVSSEFLTMEGKQFSSSRGVVIYVRDMLSRYQPDALRYYISTAGPESQDADFTWADFKRRTNDELVAGWGNLVNRTASMIHKNVGAIPQPGPRTTVDEDLLATTTTAFGRVGELIGTHRHRAAIGEAMRVVQEANRYISETEPWKLKNDPERLGTVLHTAAQAVSDCNTLLSPFLPHSAQKVHEALGGTGAFSPLPRIDEVTDLDDASRSYPVITGDYRRGVTLPAWQPTALVPGTPVGKPEPVFTKLDDAIVEEELDRLRQG from the coding sequence ATGTCCCGCATCCTCAGCGCTGTCGCCTGGCCCTACGCCAACGGCCCGCGCCACATCGGCCACGTCGCCGGCTTCGGCGTCCCCTCCGACGTGTTCAGCCGCTACATGCGCATGGCGGGCCACGACGTCCTCATGGTCTCCGGCACCGACGAGCACGGCACGCCGATCCTCGTGCAGGCCGAGCAGGAGGGCGTCACGCCCCAGGAGCTCGCCGACCGGTACAACCGCGTCATCGTCGAGGACCTCACCCAGCTCGGCCTGTCGTACGACCTGTTCACCCGGACCACCACGCGCAACCACTACGCCGTCGTGCAGGAGATGTTCCGCACGGTCCACAAGAACGGGTACATGGTCGAGCGGACCACCATGGGCGCCATCAGCCCGTCGACCGGCCGCACCCTGCCCGACCGCTACATCGAGGGCACCTGCCCGATCTGCGGCTACGACGGCGCGCGCGGCGACCAGTGCGACAACTGCGGCAACCAGCTCGACGCGATCGACCTCAAGAACCCGCGCTCGCGCATCAACGGCGAGACCCCGACGTTCGTCGAGTCGAACCACTTCTTCCTCGACCTGCCGGCGTTCGTCGACGCGCTCGGCGACTGGCTGCGCACCCGCACCGAGTGGCGGCCGAACGTCCTGAAGTTCTCGCTGAACCTGCTGGACGACGTCCGGCCCCGCGCCATGACCCGCGACATCGACTGGGGCATCCCGATCCCGCTCGAGGGCTGGGAGGACAACCCGTCGAAGCGCCTGTACGTGTGGTTCGACGCCGTCATCGGCTACCTGTCCGCGTCGATCGAGTGGGCCAGGCGGTCCGGGGACCCCGAGGCGTGGCGGCAGTTCTGGACCGACCCCGAGTCGCTGTCGTACTACTTCATGGGCAAGGACAACATCACCTTCCACTCGCAGATCTGGCCGGCGGAGCTGCTCGGCTACGCCGGCGGCGGGTCCAAGGGCGGCGAGCCGGGGGCGTACGGCCGGCTGAACCTCCCCACCGAGGTGGTGTCGAGCGAGTTCCTCACCATGGAGGGCAAGCAGTTCTCGTCCTCGCGCGGCGTCGTCATCTACGTCCGCGACATGCTGAGCCGCTACCAGCCGGACGCGCTGCGGTACTACATCTCCACCGCGGGCCCGGAGAGCCAGGACGCCGACTTCACCTGGGCCGACTTCAAGCGCCGCACGAACGACGAGCTCGTCGCCGGCTGGGGCAACCTGGTCAACCGCACCGCCAGCATGATCCACAAGAACGTCGGAGCCATCCCGCAGCCCGGGCCGCGCACGACGGTCGACGAGGACCTCCTCGCCACGACGACCACCGCGTTCGGCCGCGTCGGGGAGCTCATCGGCACGCACCGGCACCGCGCGGCCATCGGCGAGGCGATGCGGGTGGTCCAGGAGGCCAACCGGTACATCTCCGAGACCGAGCCGTGGAAGCTCAAGAACGACCCGGAGCGCCTCGGGACCGTGCTGCACACCGCGGCGCAGGCCGTGAGCGACTGCAACACCCTGCTGTCGCCGTTCCTGCCGCACTCGGCCCAGAAGGTGCACGAGGCGCTCGGCGGCACCGGGGCGTTCTCGCCGCTGCCCCGCATCGACGAGGTCACCGACCTCGACGACGCGTCCCGGTCGTACCCGGTCATCACCGGCGACTACCGCCGCGGCGTCACGCTGCCCGCGTGGCAGCCCACCGCGCTCGTGCCGGGCACGCCCGTCGGCAAGCCCGAGCCGGTGTTCACGAAGCTCGACGACGCGATCGTCGAGGAGGAGCTCGACCGGCTGCGGCAGGGCTGA
- a CDS encoding ABC-F family ATP-binding cassette domain-containing protein produces MAHLLGGEALHLSFPTTRVFDGVTVGLNEGDRVGVVGRNGDGKSSLLALLAGRLTPDSGRVTVRGGVRVGVLDQTDTLDPALSVGAAVVGDRVEHEWAGDARVRDVVQGLVGDLPWDKRVADLSGGQRRRVALAALLAGDDDVLMLDEPTNHLDVEAVTWLARHLNRRWSANAGGLLVVTHDRWFLDEVCTATWEVHDGIVEPFEGGYAAYVLQRVERDRMAAATEAKRQNLLRKELAWLRRGAPARTSKPKFRIDAANALIADVPPPRDTVALSRMATARLGKDVVDIEDVSVSYGDHEVLRHVTWRIAPGERTGVLGANGAGKSTLLGLVTGAVAPSAGRVKRGKTVQVATLTQELAELADIADDRLSDVIGRYRTTYVAGGKEMTPGQLLERLGFTSAQLSTPVKDLSGGQRRRLQLLLILLDEPNVLVLDEPSNDLDTDMLAAMEDLLDTWPGTLLVVSHDRYLLERVTDQQYAVLDGRFRHVPGGVDEYLRLLEHHRGGNPVQTGAPTEATGGAPAAPGGTGLDGAELRAAKKELGALERRISKLTGQIEALDRTMAEHDPADYVGLTALGTDKAALEAEVADVEERWMALAEAVEG; encoded by the coding sequence ATGGCCCACCTGCTCGGCGGCGAAGCGCTGCACCTGTCCTTCCCGACCACGCGCGTCTTCGACGGCGTCACGGTCGGGCTGAACGAGGGCGACCGCGTCGGGGTCGTCGGGCGCAACGGGGACGGCAAGTCCTCGCTGCTGGCGCTCCTCGCGGGCCGGCTGACCCCGGACAGCGGCCGCGTGACCGTCCGCGGCGGGGTGCGCGTCGGCGTGCTCGACCAGACCGACACCCTCGACCCGGCGCTGAGCGTCGGCGCGGCGGTCGTCGGGGACCGCGTCGAGCACGAGTGGGCCGGCGACGCGCGCGTCCGCGACGTCGTGCAGGGCCTCGTCGGCGACCTGCCCTGGGACAAGCGCGTGGCCGACCTGTCCGGGGGTCAGCGGCGGCGGGTCGCCCTCGCGGCGCTGCTCGCCGGCGACGACGACGTGCTCATGCTCGACGAGCCCACCAACCACCTGGACGTCGAGGCCGTCACGTGGCTCGCCCGGCACCTGAACCGCCGCTGGTCCGCGAACGCCGGCGGCCTGCTCGTCGTCACCCACGACCGCTGGTTCCTCGACGAGGTGTGCACCGCGACGTGGGAGGTGCACGACGGGATCGTGGAGCCGTTCGAGGGCGGCTACGCGGCGTACGTGCTGCAGCGCGTCGAGCGCGACCGCATGGCGGCGGCCACCGAGGCCAAGCGGCAGAACCTCCTGCGCAAGGAGCTCGCGTGGCTGCGCCGCGGCGCGCCCGCCCGCACGTCGAAGCCGAAGTTCCGCATCGACGCCGCGAACGCCCTGATCGCCGACGTGCCGCCGCCCCGCGACACCGTGGCGCTGTCCCGCATGGCCACCGCCCGGCTCGGCAAGGACGTGGTCGACATCGAGGACGTGTCGGTGTCCTACGGCGACCACGAGGTGCTGCGGCACGTGACCTGGCGGATCGCGCCCGGCGAGCGCACGGGCGTCCTCGGCGCCAACGGCGCGGGCAAGTCGACGCTGCTGGGCCTGGTCACGGGCGCCGTCGCGCCGAGCGCCGGCCGGGTCAAGCGCGGCAAGACGGTGCAGGTCGCGACGCTCACGCAGGAGCTCGCGGAGCTGGCGGACATCGCCGACGACCGGCTGAGCGACGTCATCGGCCGGTACCGCACCACCTACGTCGCGGGCGGCAAGGAGATGACCCCCGGGCAGCTGCTCGAGCGGCTCGGGTTCACCAGCGCCCAGCTCTCGACCCCGGTCAAGGACCTGTCCGGCGGCCAGCGGCGACGGCTCCAGCTGCTGCTGATCCTGCTGGACGAGCCGAACGTGCTGGTGCTGGACGAGCCGTCCAACGACCTCGACACCGACATGCTCGCCGCGATGGAGGACCTGCTCGACACCTGGCCCGGCACGCTGCTGGTCGTCTCCCACGACCGGTACCTGCTCGAGCGCGTCACCGACCAGCAGTACGCGGTGCTCGACGGACGGTTCCGGCACGTGCCCGGCGGGGTGGACGAGTACCTGCGGCTGCTGGAGCACCACCGCGGCGGGAACCCGGTGCAGACGGGGGCCCCGACCGAGGCCACCGGGGGCGCCCCGGCGGCGCCCGGCGGCACCGGGCTGGACGGCGCGGAGCTGCGCGCGGCGAAGAAGGAGCTCGGGGCGCTGGAGCGGCGGATCTCGAAGCTGACCGGCCAGATCGAGGCGCTCGACCGGACGATGGCCGAGCACGACCCCGCGGACTACGTCGGCCTCACCGCGCTCGGGACGGACAAGGCGGCCCTGGAGGCCGAGGTGGCGGACGTCGAGGAGCGGTGGATGGCCCTCGCGGAGGCCGTCGAGGGCTGA